A stretch of Candidatus Brocadiaceae bacterium DNA encodes these proteins:
- a CDS encoding NapC/NirT family cytochrome c, translating into MERLKQLLEFVQRRKKLIGFFGIIVVVVVAVTMNKVYHYSETPEFCGSCHEMDIHYDSYKASKHHNEHVENCHACHVGPGIKGYAHAKLSDGTHDSLLHSFQAYTDGEFIEIAEDSVKIINGNCYRCHSQAFTKDKTHIESVAKGKKHSGEIGDALEELVCSDCHLGEVHPHMPGDLYREYAAKKIKPTGKFEEVDCFACHKLATPETVKEWTRGLHAEKGVTCVSCHGNDHGAITEKHGHVSASLCGECHQKQFVEFRESSHLKGHPVALPDTYDEISTRSLHMDGCKDCHKMGLSYDFDRIGGSCDACHPSHEFSVEAARAYDACEKCHDGGPEHSQVNISPGSIFGKVKKMRSQGLITNDLVKCQSCHGQNKSHNFSQSYIPENIDVLLFGGHRLVQMPGVHE; encoded by the coding sequence ATGGAGCGGTTGAAGCAATTGTTGGAATTTGTTCAGAGAAGAAAAAAACTGATAGGCTTCTTCGGCATAATCGTAGTGGTTGTTGTCGCTGTTACGATGAATAAAGTGTATCACTATTCGGAAACGCCGGAATTTTGCGGAAGTTGCCATGAAATGGACATTCACTATGATTCATATAAGGCTTCAAAGCACCATAATGAACATGTTGAAAACTGTCATGCCTGTCACGTTGGACCGGGTATTAAAGGTTATGCTCACGCAAAGCTAAGCGACGGAACCCACGATTCATTGTTACACTCTTTTCAGGCTTATACGGACGGAGAGTTTATCGAGATTGCAGAGGATAGTGTTAAGATTATAAATGGGAATTGTTACCGTTGTCACTCGCAGGCATTCACGAAAGACAAGACACATATCGAATCTGTTGCAAAAGGCAAAAAGCATAGCGGCGAAATCGGGGACGCTCTGGAAGAGCTGGTATGCTCTGACTGTCATCTTGGTGAAGTCCATCCACATATGCCTGGTGATTTGTACAGGGAATATGCCGCAAAGAAGATAAAGCCAACGGGCAAATTCGAGGAAGTCGACTGTTTTGCATGCCATAAGCTGGCAACTCCGGAAACGGTAAAGGAATGGACACGAGGTCTTCATGCGGAAAAAGGTGTTACCTGTGTCAGTTGTCACGGAAACGATCACGGGGCTATCACAGAGAAACACGGCCATGTATCAGCAAGTTTATGTGGAGAGTGCCATCAGAAGCAGTTTGTGGAATTCCGCGAAAGTTCACATTTGAAAGGCCACCCAGTGGCACTTCCAGATACCTACGATGAAATCAGTACCAGGTCATTGCATATGGATGGATGTAAAGATTGCCATAAGATGGGATTATCATACGATTTTGACAGAATAGGAGGAAGCTGCGATGCCTGTCACCCTAGCCATGAATTTTCTGTAGAGGCTGCAAGGGCATATGATGCATGTGAAAAGTGTCATGATGGCGGGCCAGAACATTCTCAGGTAAATATTAGCCCAGGGTCTATTTTTGGTAAAGTGAAAAAAATGCGGAGCCAAGGCTTAATAACGAATGATTTAGTAAAATGTCAATCGTGTCATGGCCAAAATAAGTCTCACAATTTCAGTCAGTCATATATTCCTGAGAATATAGACGTTTTGCTCTTCGGAGGACACCGGTTAGTTCAAATGCCTGGTGTGCACGAGTAG